CAGGCCGATGAAGTGATGCGACTCCGCCACGATCCGCAGCGGACGGGTGCCGCGTCCGGGGTTGCCGGTGGGCTGTTCGGCTCCGTCGGCGATCAGGCCGTCGCTGATCAGCTCGGAGGCCAGCCGGGTCAAGGTGCCTGCCGACAATCCGAGCCGCCGGGCCACGTCGGTGCGAGGCAGGGGACCGTAACGCAGGATCTCCAGGGCGACGGCCTGGGGCGCACCGGCCAATGGCCAGGGTGAGGGTGCGACGCGCATGTCCTGCTCCTTCTGAGGTGCGAATGATTCTATAGTCGAAGCAACAACGTTGCCAAGCTGTGATCTTTGCCCCACTTGACGGATAGTTGATTCCATCGCAGAATCAAACCGGCGCGACCGAGCGTTGCGCCCTGACCGATTGGAGACCGCAATGAAGCACGCTCGACTACTCGGTGCGGTTGCTGCTGTGATGGCCCTGACTTTGGCCGGCTGCGGGACGGGCACTGCTGCCCCGTCCGCGTCCGGCTCTGCTCCCAATGCCTCTGCTCCCGCGGAGAAGGTCAGCTTGACCTTCTGGGGCACCTACGGCAACGGCGGCAACAGCTCTCAGACCAAGGCGTTGGCGCCGCTGATCGACTCGTTCGAGAAGGCCAACCCCGACATCACCATCAACTACGTCGATATGCCTTATGACCAGCTCAAGCAGACCCTGACCACGGCCGCAGCCGGCGGCGAGCTGCCCGATCTGCTCCGCTCGGACATCGGCTGGATCGCCCAGTACGGCAAGCTCGGCGCGTTCGCGCCTCTGGACCAGACAATGCCGGACTTCAAGACCTTCGCCGACGCCGTGTACCCCGGCACCCTGGCCGCCAATGCCTGGAACGGCCACTACTACGGCCTGCCGCTGGACACCAACACCCGCGTCCTGGTCACCTCGCCCGAGGCGCTGAAGGCTGCCGGGCTGAGCAAGCCGCCGGCCACCTTCGCCGAGTTCACGGCCATGGCCGACAAGCTCAAGGGCACCAAGATCAAGGCCTTCGCCGACGGTGGTCTGGGGCAGTGGAACATCATGCCGTGGATCTGGTCCGGCGGCGGTGCGCTCACCGACGACGCGGTCACCAAGGCCAGCGGCTACCTGGACTCGCCGAAGTCGGTAGCGGCCGTGCAGATGCTGGTCGACCTGTACAAGGCCGGACAGATCCCCAACCTGATCACCGGTAACCAGGGCGCCACCGGCACCTCGGACGGCCTGCCGGGCGGCAACTACGCGTCCATCCTGGACGGGCCGTGGATGGTCGACATCTGGAAGCAGCAGTACCCGAAGTTCGCGCCGAACTACTCCCCGGTCCCGGCCGGTGACGGCGGCTCGGTGTCGGTGATCGGCGGCGAGA
The nucleotide sequence above comes from Propionicimonas paludicola. Encoded proteins:
- a CDS encoding extracellular solute-binding protein, which encodes MKHARLLGAVAAVMALTLAGCGTGTAAPSASGSAPNASAPAEKVSLTFWGTYGNGGNSSQTKALAPLIDSFEKANPDITINYVDMPYDQLKQTLTTAAAGGELPDLLRSDIGWIAQYGKLGAFAPLDQTMPDFKTFADAVYPGTLAANAWNGHYYGLPLDTNTRVLVTSPEALKAAGLSKPPATFAEFTAMADKLKGTKIKAFADGGLGQWNIMPWIWSGGGALTDDAVTKASGYLDSPKSVAAVQMLVDLYKAGQIPNLITGNQGATGTSDGLPGGNYASILDGPWMVDIWKQQYPKFAPNYSPVPAGDGGSVSVIGGESIVMSTSTKHAEAALKFIRFTQSEEFQLAMAATGQMPVVEATGTKAATQFPYLAPFAEQLKTAKSRLNIPEAAKVDTILNNHLTEAFKGTATVQAALTAAAAEIDPLLAK